One Oncorhynchus nerka isolate Pitt River unplaced genomic scaffold, Oner_Uvic_2.0 unplaced_scaffold_1112, whole genome shotgun sequence genomic region harbors:
- the LOC135570103 gene encoding zinc finger protein 678-like, producing the protein MSFKWSWKLKEHKMTHVGEKPFQCSQCGKSFTLLGSLNKHKRIHTGEKPYHCSQCGNSFMWLGSLNKHKRIHSGEKPFPCSHCGKNFRLLDTLKEHKRTHTGEKPYHCSQCGNSFSQLGNLNKHKKIHSGEKPYPCSHCGKNFRLLDNLKEHERTHTGEKPYQCSQCGNDFTQLGNLKKHEIIHSREKPYHCSHCEKRFTQLGSLNKHKRIHSGEKPYPCSHCGKNFRLLDNLKEHERTHTGEKPYHCAQCGKDFTKLGNLKEHERTHTGEKSYHCSHCGKSFIQLGNLNKHKRIHSGEKPYPCSQCGKNFTQLGNLNKHKRIHSAEKP; encoded by the coding sequence ATGAGTTTTAAGTGGTCATGGAAGCTGAAAGAGCATAAAATGACACACGTAGGAGAAAAGCCATTccaatgctcccagtgtggaaagagttttactttGTTAGGGAGCCTGAACAAACataagagaatacacacaggagaaaagccttatcactgctcccaatgtggaaataGTTTTATGTGGTTAGGGAGCCTGAACAAACATAAGCGAATACACTCGGGAGAGAAGCCTTTCCCCTGTTCCCATTGTGGAAAGAATTTTAGGTTGTTAGATACCCTGAAGGAGCacaagaggacacacacaggggaaAAACCTTACcattgctcccagtgtggaaatagTTTTTCCCAGTTAGGGAACCTAAACAAACACAAAAAAATACACTCTGGAGAGAAACCGTACCCCTGTTCCCATTGTGGAAAGAATTTTAGGTTGTTAGATAATCTGAAAGAgcatgagagaacacacacaggggagaaaccttaccaatgctcccagtgtggaaatgATTTTACCCAGTTAGGGAACCTAAAAAAGCATGAGATAATCCACTCtagagagaagccttaccactgctcccattgTGAAAAGAGATTTACCCAGTTAGGGAGCCTGAACAAACATAAGAGAATACActctggagagaagccttacccctGTTCCCATTGTGGAAAGAATTTTAGGTTGTTAGATAATCTGAAAgagcatgagaggacacacacaggggagaaaccttaCCATTGCGCCCAGTGTGGAAAGGATTTTACCAAGTTAGGGAACCTAAAAgagcatgagaggacacacacaggggagaagtcTTATCACTGCTCCcattgtggaaagagttttatccAGCTAGGGAACCTGAATAAACATAAGAGAATACActctggagagaagccttacccctgttcccagtgtggaaagaattTTACCCAGTTGGGGAACTTAAACAAACATAAGAGAATACACTCTGCAGAGAAACCTTAA